One Thermococcus eurythermalis DNA segment encodes these proteins:
- a CDS encoding ORC1-type DNA replication protein codes for MGDRDDYLTSIFEKYLHAKKIFKNKEVLRHSYTPKELPHRHEQIDELAHILVPVLRGETPSNVFVYGKTGTGKTVTVKFVTEELKKISEKYNIPVEVIYINCEIVDTHYRVLARIVNHFKAESGVEVPLVGWPTDEVYAKLKEVIDARERFVIIVLDEIDKLIKKSGDDILYSLTRINTELSRAKVSIIGISNDLKFKEYLDARVLSSLSEEEVVFPPYDANQLRDILMQRAEEAFYEGVLDDAVVPLCAALAAREHGDARRALDLLRVAGEIAEREGASKVTERHVWKAQEKIEQDTMEEVIKTLPLHSKVLLYAIVMLDENGELPANTGDVYSVYKSLCDHLDVEPLTQRRVSDLINELDMLGIINAKVVSKGRYGRTKEIRLNVTPYMVKNIYRHDEQVRGLLTLTLSKQRRLF; via the coding sequence ATGGGAGACAGGGACGACTACCTGACTTCAATATTCGAGAAGTACCTCCACGCCAAGAAGATTTTCAAGAACAAGGAAGTTCTGAGGCATAGTTACACACCAAAGGAACTCCCTCACAGGCACGAGCAGATAGACGAGCTCGCCCACATCCTTGTTCCTGTTCTCCGCGGTGAGACTCCTTCTAATGTCTTCGTTTACGGCAAGACTGGAACCGGTAAGACTGTTACAGTGAAGTTCGTCACCGAGGAGCTCAAGAAGATCTCCGAGAAGTACAACATCCCGGTTGAGGTCATATACATAAACTGTGAGATTGTTGACACTCACTACCGCGTTCTCGCCAGGATAGTCAACCACTTCAAAGCTGAGAGCGGTGTGGAGGTTCCCCTCGTCGGCTGGCCAACCGATGAGGTCTACGCCAAGCTAAAGGAGGTTATAGACGCGAGGGAGCGCTTCGTGATTATAGTCCTTGACGAGATAGACAAGCTCATCAAGAAGAGCGGTGACGACATACTCTACTCCCTCACGAGGATCAACACCGAGCTCTCAAGGGCGAAGGTCAGCATAATCGGAATCTCCAACGACCTCAAGTTCAAGGAATACCTCGATGCGCGCGTCCTGTCGAGTCTGAGCGAGGAGGAAGTTGTTTTCCCGCCTTATGACGCCAACCAGCTGAGGGACATTCTCATGCAGCGTGCGGAGGAGGCCTTTTACGAGGGTGTTCTTGACGATGCCGTTGTCCCGCTCTGTGCTGCCCTCGCCGCGAGGGAGCACGGCGACGCGAGAAGGGCCCTTGACCTGCTCCGTGTGGCCGGAGAGATAGCGGAGCGCGAGGGGGCGAGCAAGGTAACCGAGAGGCACGTCTGGAAGGCGCAGGAGAAGATCGAGCAGGACACGATGGAAGAGGTCATAAAGACGCTCCCGCTCCACTCGAAGGTGCTCCTCTACGCCATAGTCATGCTCGACGAGAACGGCGAACTGCCGGCCAACACAGGCGACGTTTACTCCGTCTACAAGTCCCTCTGCGACCACCTCGATGTTGAGCCCCTCACCCAGAGGCGCGTGAGCGACCTAATCAACGAGCTCGATATGCTCGGCATCATCAACGCCAAGGTCGTCAGCAAGGGCCGCTACGGCAGGACGAAGGAAATCCGCCTCAACGTGACTCCATATATGGTTAAGAACATCTACCGCCACGATGAACAGGTTAGAGGCCTCCTCACCCTCACCCTTTCCAAGCAGAGGAGGTTGTTCTGA
- a CDS encoding DNA-binding protein, with protein MVPVEIEKTIIEWLRSGSDDANDIVDLPWEARQLEPGLYIAEHPKMPFTLMVSFGDGFVRLLVPMGLETFSMTKDEKLKVYHALLKLNAEVNLMKFLLMGMNDDVYLAVDLDTSSLEKDEFNDALSALLVGLLSAVSALGLEEEFEELLRERVLAMVYERLRNGASREELLDFLVSRVGMSKNEALALLSEVLPEESDRSYM; from the coding sequence GTGGTTCCTGTGGAGATTGAGAAGACCATAATCGAATGGCTGCGCTCGGGGAGCGACGATGCAAACGATATCGTTGACCTGCCCTGGGAGGCCAGGCAGCTTGAACCGGGACTCTACATTGCTGAACACCCAAAGATGCCGTTTACGTTGATGGTCTCCTTTGGAGACGGCTTTGTTAGGCTCCTCGTTCCAATGGGCCTTGAGACTTTCTCCATGACCAAAGACGAGAAGCTCAAGGTCTACCACGCGCTCCTCAAGCTCAACGCGGAAGTCAACCTCATGAAGTTCCTCCTCATGGGGATGAACGACGATGTTTACCTCGCGGTTGACCTTGACACGTCGAGCCTTGAAAAGGATGAGTTTAACGACGCCCTGTCTGCCCTACTGGTTGGCCTCCTCTCTGCGGTCTCGGCCCTCGGCCTCGAAGAGGAGTTTGAGGAGCTCCTTAGGGAGCGCGTGCTTGCTATGGTATACGAGAGGCTTCGCAACGGCGCGAGCAGGGAAGAGCTCCTTGACTTCCTGGTTTCCAGGGTAGGGATGTCCAAGAATGAAGCCCTGGCACTCCTCTCGGAGGTGCTTCCCGAGGAGTCTGACAGGAGTTATATGTGA
- a CDS encoding potassium channel family protein, translating to MIPVTVVRRLLRVRVKISRNRLLQIALAVLLLAVVFAVAFAYFEGVDFFTAFYWAIITMATIGYGDVTPSSAGGRVVAMIASVAGISTFTALVSLLAENFISSSLRRMMGMHRVKYSNHYLIIGQGSSVPTCVSELLGAIERGELKLAPIVVVFPSEEERRKVELPEEIEVLIGDPTNRETLERARVEKASHVILALEDDSKAVFVTLMVKRMSNARVLVEVLSEESVELLKGAGADRVIVSRSLAGRLLASSVFEPEVVDVIDDITSSVKGYDVTVIDGRDFWGRPYIEALRELKETKDLFLLGYYLDGPVLNPPLDEPIPKGARLIVLRSSISTGKS from the coding sequence ATGATACCGGTCACCGTCGTGAGGCGGCTTCTCCGCGTGAGGGTCAAAATCAGCCGAAACCGGTTGCTGCAGATAGCCCTCGCCGTGCTGCTGCTTGCCGTGGTGTTTGCCGTTGCATTCGCTTATTTCGAGGGTGTTGACTTCTTCACGGCCTTCTACTGGGCGATTATCACGATGGCCACAATAGGCTACGGCGATGTAACTCCTTCAAGTGCAGGAGGGCGGGTAGTTGCAATGATTGCGTCCGTCGCCGGTATCTCCACTTTCACGGCCCTCGTTTCTCTCCTGGCTGAGAACTTCATCTCTTCGTCCCTGAGGAGGATGATGGGCATGCACCGGGTTAAATACTCCAACCACTACCTCATAATTGGCCAGGGCAGTAGCGTCCCCACCTGTGTTAGCGAGCTTCTGGGTGCGATTGAGCGCGGTGAGCTGAAGCTTGCCCCTATAGTCGTGGTCTTCCCCAGTGAAGAGGAGCGCAGGAAGGTGGAGCTTCCAGAGGAAATAGAAGTTCTCATAGGGGACCCCACCAACAGGGAGACCCTTGAGAGGGCCCGTGTTGAAAAGGCTTCTCACGTAATCTTAGCCCTCGAAGACGACTCAAAGGCCGTCTTTGTTACCCTCATGGTGAAAAGGATGTCAAATGCAAGGGTTCTCGTCGAGGTCCTGAGTGAGGAGAGCGTTGAGCTCCTGAAGGGGGCCGGTGCGGATAGGGTCATCGTGAGCAGGAGCCTGGCAGGAAGGCTTCTCGCGAGTTCTGTCTTCGAGCCTGAGGTTGTTGACGTTATAGACGACATAACGAGCTCGGTTAAGGGCTACGACGTCACCGTGATAGACGGACGGGACTTCTGGGGCAGGCCGTACATAGAAGCCCTCCGCGAGCTCAAGGAGACAAAGGACCTGTTTCTTCTGGGCTACTACTTGGATGGCCCGGTTCTCAATCCCCCGCTCGACGAGCCGATTCCTAAGGGTGCCAGACTGATAGTTCTGAGGAGTTCCATTTCCACTGGAAAATCCTGA
- the radA gene encoding DNA repair and recombination protein RadA, giving the protein MAKKKVEEVKELEEFEELEIAESSPSSSSKKKEKEIKTLEDLPGVGPATAEKLREAGYDTIEAIAVASPLELKEIAGISEGAALKIIQAAREAANIGTFMRADEYMEKRKTIGRISTGSKALDKLLGGGIETQAITEVFGEFGSGKCFAKDTPVYYENDTLVHFETIGEMYEKYRALNGEVPFDTGFAVPLETVSVYTFDPSTGEIRRTKASYLYRERVRKILQLNLSRGRTLRITAVHPVLVFRNGLEWVRAGELREGDVIVGVRKVPANSKKVPDERAYFLGLFVAEGTSNPLSITTASEGLRDFVVEFIKRHDGYEPRVEVRRGLYRILLRKKTAEWLGELSTSNAQSKAVPEKILNGDEDAIVSFLAGYLDGDGHVAKSHVEFLTKSRNLADGLVFLLKRLGISPAVSEKEINGEVYHRIFITGEDRASFSPVLKVSLLKNSELPDGGVGRYPPVVARYLAALYGHFRLPKRDNETSYHILTRSKNVWFTEATLERVADYFRDALNRLELAKNAIENGEKPELPFPWTALRKHGFTERQIANYRTRGLPKREPLRGKVVSALLREIEEHEKIARKALEFIELVKKLEFYEVKSVELIDYNDWVYDLVVPETHNFIAPNGLVLHNTQLAHTLAVMVQKPPEEGGLGGSVIWIDTENTFRPERIRQIAEARGLDPDETLKNIYVARAFNSNHQMLLVERAEEIIKEKAATDRPVKLLVVDSLMAHFRSEYVGRGTLAERQQKLAKHLSDLHRLADLYDIAVFVTNQVQAKPDAFFGDPTRPVGGHILAHSATLRIYLRKGKAGKRVARLIDSPHLPEGEAVFRITEKGVED; this is encoded by the coding sequence ATGGCGAAGAAGAAGGTTGAAGAGGTTAAAGAGCTTGAGGAGTTCGAGGAGCTTGAAATAGCCGAAAGCTCACCGTCATCGTCCTCAAAGAAGAAGGAAAAAGAAATCAAGACCCTTGAGGATTTGCCTGGCGTTGGTCCTGCCACAGCTGAGAAGCTTCGCGAGGCCGGTTACGACACGATAGAGGCCATAGCCGTCGCCTCACCGCTCGAGCTCAAGGAGATAGCGGGAATAAGCGAAGGTGCCGCGCTCAAGATAATCCAGGCCGCCAGAGAAGCCGCTAACATCGGAACCTTCATGCGCGCCGACGAGTACATGGAGAAGAGGAAGACCATTGGCAGGATTTCCACTGGAAGCAAAGCCCTCGACAAGCTCCTCGGAGGCGGAATAGAGACACAGGCCATAACCGAGGTCTTCGGTGAGTTCGGAAGCGGCAAGTGCTTCGCCAAGGACACTCCAGTCTACTACGAGAACGACACCCTCGTTCACTTCGAGACCATCGGGGAGATGTACGAGAAATACCGGGCTTTGAACGGCGAAGTTCCCTTCGACACTGGCTTTGCGGTTCCACTGGAAACGGTGAGCGTCTACACCTTCGACCCCTCAACTGGGGAAATAAGGCGAACTAAGGCGTCCTACCTGTACCGCGAGAGGGTCAGGAAGATACTTCAGCTCAACCTGTCCCGCGGAAGGACGCTCAGAATAACCGCAGTTCACCCGGTTCTCGTCTTCAGAAACGGCCTTGAGTGGGTTCGCGCCGGGGAGCTCAGGGAGGGCGACGTTATAGTTGGCGTTCGCAAGGTTCCAGCGAATTCAAAGAAGGTGCCTGATGAGAGGGCCTATTTCCTCGGCCTCTTCGTTGCGGAGGGGACGTCGAACCCGCTCTCAATAACGACGGCCTCTGAAGGACTCAGGGATTTCGTAGTTGAATTCATCAAGCGCCATGACGGTTACGAACCCAGGGTTGAAGTTAGGCGCGGCCTCTACAGGATACTCCTCCGCAAGAAAACAGCCGAGTGGCTCGGGGAACTCTCCACTTCGAACGCTCAAAGCAAAGCAGTTCCGGAAAAAATACTCAACGGTGACGAAGACGCGATAGTGAGCTTCCTTGCGGGCTATCTCGACGGGGACGGCCACGTTGCAAAATCCCACGTTGAATTCTTAACGAAGAGCAGAAACCTTGCAGATGGCCTGGTTTTCCTGCTGAAGCGCCTTGGCATCTCGCCTGCGGTCTCTGAGAAGGAAATCAACGGTGAAGTCTATCACCGGATTTTCATAACCGGCGAGGACAGGGCTTCATTCAGCCCGGTCCTTAAGGTTTCTCTGCTCAAGAACTCGGAGCTTCCGGACGGTGGCGTTGGAAGGTATCCACCTGTCGTTGCCCGGTACCTGGCCGCTCTTTACGGGCACTTCAGACTGCCTAAGAGGGACAACGAAACCTCCTACCACATACTAACTCGCAGTAAGAACGTCTGGTTCACAGAGGCAACCCTAGAAAGGGTCGCCGACTACTTCAGGGACGCTCTCAATAGACTGGAACTCGCAAAGAACGCGATTGAAAATGGGGAGAAACCGGAACTTCCGTTCCCGTGGACAGCCCTTAGAAAGCACGGTTTCACCGAGAGACAGATTGCCAACTATCGCACCAGAGGGCTTCCGAAGCGCGAGCCGCTGAGGGGCAAAGTAGTCTCCGCCCTCCTGCGTGAGATTGAGGAGCACGAGAAGATAGCCAGGAAGGCCCTTGAGTTCATTGAACTCGTCAAAAAGCTTGAGTTCTACGAGGTTAAGTCCGTTGAGCTCATCGACTACAACGACTGGGTTTACGACCTTGTCGTTCCGGAGACCCACAACTTCATAGCACCAAACGGCCTCGTTCTTCACAACACTCAGCTCGCGCACACCCTCGCCGTCATGGTCCAGAAGCCGCCTGAGGAGGGCGGGCTCGGCGGCTCCGTAATCTGGATTGACACCGAGAACACCTTCAGGCCCGAGAGGATAAGGCAGATAGCCGAGGCCCGCGGTTTGGACCCCGACGAGACGCTCAAGAACATCTACGTTGCGCGCGCTTTCAACAGCAACCACCAGATGCTCCTCGTCGAGAGGGCCGAGGAGATAATCAAGGAGAAGGCAGCCACCGACAGGCCGGTTAAGTTACTCGTCGTTGACTCTCTCATGGCCCACTTCAGGAGCGAGTACGTGGGCAGGGGAACCCTCGCCGAGAGACAGCAGAAGCTGGCGAAGCACCTCTCCGACCTGCACCGCCTGGCGGACCTCTACGACATAGCGGTCTTCGTGACCAACCAGGTGCAGGCGAAGCCTGATGCCTTCTTCGGCGACCCGACGAGGCCCGTCGGTGGCCACATCTTGGCCCACAGCGCGACGCTCAGAATCTACCTAAGGAAGGGCAAGGCAGGAAAGCGCGTCGCCAGGCTCATAGACAGCCCGCACCTGCCCGAGGGCGAGGCCGTCTTCAGGATTACAGAGAAGGGAGTTGAGGATTAA
- the nucS gene encoding endonuclease NucS gives MPKVELRENPSPEEIKLLVDSAVSSEGVLTIFARCRVHYDGRAKSELGPGDRVIIVKPDGSFLIHQKEKREPVNWQPPGSVVRLELREKPVLVSVRRKPRETLEVELEEVYLITVFHAEDYEELALTGSEAEMAELIFENPEVIEPGFKPLYREKPIKHGIVDVLGVDRDGNLVVLELKRRRADLHAVSQLKRYVETLREEHENVRGILVAPSLTSGAKKLLEKEGLEFRKLEPPKRDRKSRGKQLKLF, from the coding sequence ATGCCCAAGGTTGAGCTCAGGGAGAACCCATCTCCAGAGGAAATAAAACTCCTCGTCGATTCGGCCGTTTCCTCCGAGGGAGTGCTTACAATCTTCGCCCGCTGTCGGGTCCACTACGACGGCAGGGCCAAAAGCGAACTCGGCCCCGGTGACAGGGTTATAATCGTCAAGCCCGACGGCTCTTTCTTGATACACCAGAAGGAGAAGCGCGAGCCGGTCAACTGGCAACCTCCTGGGAGCGTTGTCAGGCTGGAGCTCCGCGAAAAGCCCGTCCTCGTCTCGGTCAGGAGGAAGCCGAGGGAAACGCTGGAGGTTGAGCTTGAGGAAGTTTACCTAATCACCGTCTTCCATGCAGAGGACTACGAGGAGCTCGCTTTGACGGGTAGCGAGGCCGAGATGGCCGAGCTCATCTTTGAGAACCCCGAAGTTATAGAGCCCGGCTTTAAGCCCCTCTACCGCGAGAAACCGATTAAGCACGGCATCGTTGATGTCCTCGGCGTTGACAGGGACGGGAACCTCGTCGTCCTTGAGCTCAAGCGCAGGAGGGCAGACCTCCATGCTGTCAGTCAGCTCAAGCGCTACGTTGAGACGCTCCGCGAGGAGCACGAGAACGTCAGGGGAATCCTCGTTGCCCCGTCACTCACCTCCGGGGCCAAGAAACTCCTTGAAAAAGAGGGCCTCGAGTTCAGGAAGCTCGAACCCCCGAAAAGGGACAGGAAATCGAGGGGGAAACAGCTGAAGCTGTTTTAA
- a CDS encoding DUF473 family protein, translating into MRAVILGGIARRVLDELLRNPYRTIELRSARNVLAVEKAMDEALKLFLTYDPIEDVSTGTEGLLADLIEAKQLEMRVPWEESDEREITVCRAKVKLFGLGRVVEVERRERILVAKVRELFPHEMNMG; encoded by the coding sequence ATGAGAGCGGTAATCCTCGGCGGCATTGCGAGACGAGTGCTGGACGAACTCCTAAGGAACCCCTACAGAACGATAGAGCTCAGGAGCGCCAGGAACGTTTTAGCAGTGGAAAAGGCAATGGACGAGGCCCTCAAACTGTTCCTGACCTACGACCCCATTGAGGACGTCTCCACCGGGACGGAAGGCCTGCTCGCAGACCTCATTGAGGCAAAGCAGCTCGAAATGAGGGTTCCATGGGAGGAAAGCGACGAGCGCGAGATAACGGTCTGCAGGGCAAAGGTAAAGCTCTTTGGGCTCGGAAGGGTCGTTGAAGTCGAGAGAAGGGAAAGAATCCTGGTCGCGAAGGTGAGAGAACTGTTCCCGCACGAGATGAACATGGGTTAA
- a CDS encoding proteasome assembly chaperone family protein gives MENEKPVKIVLPEIRNPILIEGYPGIGLVGHIAGNFLAKELGMDMIGYVESPFLPPMALILEGKPNPPLRFYGKDNIILAVADIYIPPTLVNEIAKELASYLKEMNAQKVISIGGIGIGFFKEKMEVWGVGAREELNKELENLGVKILQYGSIMGMSGKLLWEASRRGLDAYALLGETFGDRPDPRAAANVIEVLKKLTPIDVSTEPLIKEAEMIEEQLRKMHEQMEEARKKEMKQYESLYL, from the coding sequence ATGGAGAACGAGAAGCCGGTAAAGATCGTTCTGCCGGAGATAAGGAACCCCATTCTCATCGAAGGATACCCAGGGATAGGCCTCGTCGGCCACATAGCGGGCAACTTCCTGGCGAAGGAGCTTGGAATGGATATGATAGGCTACGTTGAGAGCCCGTTCCTTCCACCAATGGCGCTCATCCTCGAAGGGAAGCCCAACCCACCGCTCAGGTTCTACGGGAAGGACAACATAATCCTCGCAGTGGCCGACATATACATCCCGCCGACCCTCGTCAACGAGATAGCCAAAGAGCTCGCGAGCTACCTCAAGGAGATGAACGCCCAAAAGGTAATCTCAATCGGCGGAATAGGGATAGGCTTCTTCAAGGAGAAGATGGAAGTGTGGGGCGTCGGGGCGCGCGAGGAGCTCAACAAAGAGCTTGAAAACCTCGGCGTGAAGATACTCCAGTACGGCTCGATAATGGGCATGAGCGGAAAGCTCCTCTGGGAGGCGAGCAGAAGGGGCCTCGACGCATATGCGCTCCTGGGCGAGACCTTCGGCGACAGGCCAGACCCGAGGGCAGCGGCCAACGTCATCGAGGTACTCAAGAAGCTCACGCCGATTGACGTCTCAACCGAACCTCTCATCAAGGAGGCGGAGATGATAGAGGAGCAGCTCAGAAAGATGCACGAGCAGATGGAGGAGGCAAGGAAGAAGGAGATGAAGCAGTACGAGAGCCTCTACCTGTGA
- a CDS encoding S-methyl-5'-thioadenosine phosphorylase, with amino-acid sequence MPKIGIIGGSGVYGVFEPKETVKVHTPYGRPSAPVEIGEIESVEVAFIPRHGKHHEFPPHEVPYRANIWALKELGVERVIGVTAVGSLREEYKPGDIVITDQFIDFTKKRDYTFYNGPRVAHVSMADPFCPEMRKIFYETAKELGFPVHEKGTYVCIEGPRFSTRAESFMFRQYAHIIGMTLVPEINLARELGMCYVNIATVTDYDVWAEKPVDAQEVLKVMAENNYKVQELLKKGIPKIPEERKCGCADVLKSMFV; translated from the coding sequence ATGCCGAAGATAGGCATCATAGGCGGTTCGGGCGTTTACGGCGTCTTTGAGCCGAAGGAAACTGTAAAAGTTCACACCCCCTACGGGAGGCCCTCCGCTCCGGTGGAAATCGGCGAAATCGAGAGCGTTGAGGTGGCATTCATACCGAGGCACGGCAAGCACCACGAGTTCCCGCCGCACGAGGTTCCCTACAGGGCGAACATCTGGGCCCTCAAGGAGCTCGGCGTCGAGAGGGTTATTGGCGTCACCGCCGTCGGCTCGCTCCGCGAGGAGTACAAGCCCGGCGACATCGTCATAACCGACCAGTTCATCGACTTCACCAAAAAGCGGGACTACACCTTCTACAACGGGCCGAGGGTTGCCCACGTTTCCATGGCCGACCCCTTCTGCCCTGAGATGAGGAAGATATTCTACGAGACTGCAAAAGAACTCGGCTTCCCCGTCCACGAGAAGGGCACCTACGTCTGCATCGAGGGGCCGAGGTTCTCAACCCGCGCCGAGAGCTTCATGTTCAGGCAGTACGCCCACATCATTGGCATGACGCTCGTCCCGGAGATAAACCTCGCCCGCGAGCTCGGAATGTGCTACGTGAACATCGCAACAGTTACGGACTACGACGTCTGGGCCGAGAAGCCAGTTGATGCACAGGAAGTCCTCAAGGTCATGGCCGAGAACAACTACAAGGTTCAGGAGCTCCTCAAGAAGGGCATCCCGAAGATTCCGGAGGAGAGGAAGTGCGGCTGCGCCGACGTGCTTAAGAGTATGTTCGTGTGA